A portion of the Tindallia magadiensis genome contains these proteins:
- a CDS encoding CDP-alcohol phosphatidyltransferase family protein has protein sequence MKLKSNLPNMVTFLNLTLGLLAIVCIIGERYLLSASLIILAALTDRFDGSLARKLDVESELGKELDSLCDLISFGVAPAVLMWSFHLADIGVVGFIIMVIFAISGAYRLAFFNIMEFDGVYMGFPITMCGGIVALMAIYSVNYTTNIYVLGFIMILLSYAMVSKRIKLKKR, from the coding sequence ATGAAACTTAAATCAAATTTACCCAATATGGTTACATTTCTTAACTTAACACTTGGTTTACTGGCGATTGTTTGTATTATTGGAGAACGATACTTGTTATCAGCATCTTTAATTATTTTAGCAGCTTTAACAGACCGCTTTGATGGGAGTTTGGCCAGAAAGCTTGATGTTGAAAGTGAGCTGGGGAAAGAGTTAGACTCTTTATGTGATTTAATCTCTTTTGGAGTAGCGCCAGCGGTTTTGATGTGGAGTTTTCATCTGGCTGATATTGGCGTAGTAGGGTTTATCATTATGGTTATTTTTGCCATTAGTGGAGCTTACCGTCTTGCTTTTTTCAATATAATGGAGTTTGATGGCGTTTACATGGGCTTTCCAATAACGATGTGTGGAGGTATTGTAGCCCTGATGGCAATTTATTCTGTTAATTACACAACGAATATCTATGTATTAGGATTTATTATGATTTTACTGTCCTATGCCATGGTTAGCAAGAGAATCAAGCTTAAAAAACGTTAA
- a CDS encoding methyl-accepting chemotaxis protein, protein MKNLLIGLVIGAIVLGVIVTYFASGTIAKPVAAVTSAIQKLSGLDFIYDKNNPCLKYIDGKDETGSMAREMVKMEENIRNFVIETSEKAELVASSSEELIATSQQAATASEEVARTIEEIARGASDQAKDTENTANNIEQLGNLLDEDAKNIEELNKAAVRIHTEKEEGFSILRELVGKTQKTNEASSNIYEIILSNNASAEKIETASAMIQSIADQTNLLALNAAIEAARAGEAGKGFAVVAEEIRKLAEDSNRFTGDIKVVIDELKSKSELAVSSMDDVKAIIGEQTESVKKTETKFVGIAEATELVENAVERLNHSAELMTQNKDSIIQLVQNLSAISEENAAGTEEASASMEEQAATIEEIANSGESLASVAEDLRILISKFKV, encoded by the coding sequence ATGAAAAACCTTTTAATTGGGTTAGTTATCGGAGCAATAGTACTAGGGGTAATTGTAACCTATTTTGCGAGTGGCACTATTGCTAAGCCAGTTGCTGCTGTGACTTCAGCTATACAAAAACTTTCGGGACTAGATTTTATTTACGATAAGAATAATCCTTGCTTAAAATACATTGACGGTAAAGATGAAACTGGGAGCATGGCGCGGGAAATGGTAAAAATGGAAGAAAATATCCGAAATTTTGTTATAGAAACGTCAGAAAAAGCAGAATTGGTAGCATCATCATCTGAAGAGCTAATTGCCACATCACAGCAGGCGGCTACAGCATCAGAAGAAGTGGCAAGAACCATTGAAGAAATTGCAAGGGGAGCTAGCGATCAAGCAAAAGATACTGAAAATACAGCGAACAATATTGAACAGCTAGGGAACCTGTTGGATGAAGATGCAAAGAATATAGAAGAGTTGAATAAAGCGGCAGTAAGAATTCATACTGAAAAAGAAGAAGGATTTAGTATATTAAGAGAGCTTGTTGGAAAGACTCAAAAAACAAATGAAGCTTCTTCAAACATATATGAGATTATTTTGAGCAACAATGCAAGTGCAGAAAAAATAGAGACAGCAAGCGCGATGATTCAAAGCATCGCTGATCAGACTAACCTTCTTGCTCTTAACGCAGCGATAGAAGCTGCAAGAGCAGGAGAAGCTGGTAAAGGATTTGCTGTTGTTGCAGAAGAAATAAGGAAATTGGCAGAAGACTCAAATCGATTTACAGGTGATATAAAAGTTGTTATTGATGAATTGAAATCTAAATCTGAACTTGCAGTAAGTAGTATGGATGACGTTAAGGCCATCATTGGAGAACAGACAGAGAGTGTAAAGAAAACCGAAACAAAATTTGTTGGGATAGCCGAAGCTACAGAACTTGTAGAAAATGCTGTAGAAAGGTTAAACCATTCAGCAGAACTTATGACACAAAATAAAGACAGCATTATACAGCTGGTTCAAAACCTATCAGCTATATCAGAAGAAAATGCAGCAGGAACCGAGGAAGCTTCAGCATCAATGGAGGAACAGGCAGCAACCATTGAAGAAATTGCTAATTCAGGAGAAAGCCTAGCTTCTGTGGCAGAAGATTTGCGCATTCTTATTAGCAAATTTAAAGTATAG
- a CDS encoding anti sigma factor C-terminal domain-containing protein produces the protein MNYKDLFRRYKEGMINDEEKLIIEQEIERHEAVEEFLSESIDEEIYDGWNTSISEHHEEETNKLKKSVNKRLRKVVITSVLIVVALYIGIFHVLSSIVDRIYYDPSATTQSEESEYQNPDFYYDIQAYVSLNMPGYSSNSFTFQESKGFGKYEVSYSLRDLFSKKEQRYFVNISRGKLTYALDGIFSSENRFGIWEGFERIQRHFPNDNSENATTISEEDVQRKNEKTLQYLNELNPLSYISMSIVFEKDLTMEEFYNIRQEHPTLDFKWVGIRTVQPGIQWSENQPLHLVGFNPNFNDELSSSKRPDLEKYPLFYLMDFRDYSGLENIDYPDKFYQSYGIHFRSRLEYLRNREDYVNMFDYNEYKTDFYADALKFIDEHGVKTYGVLVLGTAEDFLERIDDIPYDSLYINGVLPTKPNIYYD, from the coding sequence ATGAACTATAAAGATTTATTTCGCCGTTACAAAGAAGGTATGATAAATGATGAAGAGAAACTAATCATTGAACAAGAGATAGAAAGACACGAAGCTGTTGAAGAATTTTTGTCTGAATCAATAGATGAGGAGATTTATGATGGTTGGAATACATCTATTTCTGAGCACCATGAGGAGGAAACTAACAAACTGAAAAAGAGTGTAAACAAAAGATTGAGAAAAGTAGTGATTACCTCAGTGCTGATAGTTGTTGCGCTCTATATCGGGATTTTTCACGTATTATCATCTATTGTAGACAGAATATATTATGATCCTTCAGCTACTACACAATCAGAAGAAAGCGAGTATCAAAATCCAGATTTCTACTACGATATCCAGGCTTATGTAAGCCTTAATATGCCTGGATACTCAAGCAATTCATTTACATTTCAAGAATCCAAAGGATTTGGGAAATATGAAGTAAGCTACTCTTTAAGAGATCTTTTTTCTAAAAAAGAACAAAGATATTTTGTAAACATTTCTAGAGGAAAGCTGACCTATGCGTTAGATGGAATCTTTAGCAGTGAGAATAGATTCGGAATTTGGGAAGGTTTTGAGAGAATACAACGTCATTTTCCAAATGATAACTCTGAAAATGCTACGACAATAAGTGAAGAAGATGTTCAACGTAAAAATGAAAAAACTCTTCAATATTTAAATGAACTAAATCCACTGTCTTATATTTCTATGAGCATTGTATTTGAAAAAGACCTCACCATGGAAGAGTTTTATAATATAAGACAAGAACATCCTACCCTTGACTTTAAATGGGTAGGTATCCGAACGGTACAGCCAGGTATTCAATGGAGTGAAAACCAACCTCTGCACCTAGTGGGTTTTAACCCAAACTTCAATGATGAACTTTCATCCAGCAAACGTCCTGACCTTGAGAAATATCCACTGTTTTATTTGATGGATTTTAGAGATTATTCTGGATTGGAAAATATAGATTATCCGGATAAATTTTATCAAAGTTATGGGATTCATTTTAGGTCTCGTCTAGAGTATCTCAGAAACCGAGAAGACTATGTGAATATGTTTGATTATAATGAGTATAAGACGGATTTCTATGCTGATGCTCTCAAGTTTATTGATGAGCATGGAGTTAAAACTTATGGAGTTCTAGTTTTGGGAACAGCAGAAGACTTTTTAGAAAGGATAGATGATATTCCTTATGACAGTCTGTATATTAATGGGGTTTTACCGACAAAGCCAAATATTTATTATGATTAA
- the rlmD gene encoding 23S rRNA (uracil(1939)-C(5))-methyltransferase RlmD, producing MDVKKGQEIELLIENTFYGGRAEGYMGDNHVLTDRGLPGQKLLVRVKKKRPGKLEATTVKRLEKSPEETEAPCIHAETCGGCSMQGTNYPYQLALKNQQVQALFQSKKIEVPHWLDPIKSPLESEYRNKMEFTFGNEYKDGPLTLGMHQRGRRFDIVDTYDCRLIDADFRKIRTATVDFFRNTKEKPYHKISREGSLRNLVLRKGHYTGEIMTHLITTSAIDESLIHQWKQEILDQQLKGINKSILWTKNDSFADAVKSDETILLEGSYEIKEKLQGLDFRITPFSFFQTNSTGANELYGILKQKLEKHDEEIFDLYCGLGTITQILAQNANHVTGIDIVDEAIQQAKESAKENGIENCRFIAGDVKDKLHQLTTKPDVLVLDPPRPGVNEEAMQDLLNMNPQKIIYVSCNPKTLVTNLQQAIESGYKVKEAQCIDLFPATPHMETVCLLTRK from the coding sequence ATGGACGTTAAAAAAGGACAAGAAATTGAACTACTGATAGAAAACACTTTTTATGGTGGTAGAGCAGAAGGATATATGGGAGATAATCATGTGCTTACCGATCGAGGGTTGCCGGGTCAAAAACTTTTGGTTAGAGTAAAGAAAAAGCGTCCAGGCAAGTTAGAAGCAACAACAGTAAAACGGTTAGAAAAATCACCAGAAGAAACGGAGGCACCCTGTATTCATGCAGAAACCTGTGGAGGATGTTCGATGCAGGGAACTAACTATCCTTATCAGCTAGCCTTAAAAAATCAACAAGTACAAGCCTTATTCCAATCCAAAAAAATAGAAGTACCTCACTGGTTAGACCCCATCAAAAGTCCTTTGGAAAGCGAGTATCGAAATAAGATGGAGTTTACCTTTGGGAATGAATATAAGGATGGACCACTGACCCTTGGAATGCATCAAAGAGGTCGGCGTTTTGATATTGTGGATACATATGATTGTCGGTTAATCGATGCCGATTTTAGAAAAATACGCACAGCAACCGTTGACTTTTTTAGAAATACAAAAGAAAAACCATACCACAAAATAAGTCGTGAAGGAAGCTTACGAAACCTTGTATTGCGGAAAGGCCATTATACAGGGGAAATAATGACGCATCTCATTACCACATCCGCTATTGATGAATCGCTTATTCATCAATGGAAACAAGAAATTTTGGATCAACAATTGAAAGGGATCAACAAATCTATTTTATGGACAAAAAATGATTCTTTTGCAGATGCGGTTAAAAGTGACGAAACCATCTTGCTAGAAGGAAGTTATGAAATAAAAGAAAAACTCCAGGGATTAGATTTTCGTATAACCCCCTTTTCTTTTTTTCAAACCAACAGCACTGGTGCCAACGAACTGTATGGAATTCTGAAACAGAAATTAGAGAAACATGACGAAGAAATATTCGATCTATACTGTGGTTTAGGAACGATTACACAGATTCTAGCACAGAATGCCAACCATGTTACAGGGATTGATATTGTAGACGAAGCCATACAACAAGCCAAGGAAAGTGCTAAAGAAAACGGCATAGAAAACTGTCGCTTTATCGCTGGAGATGTAAAAGATAAACTTCATCAGTTAACCACAAAGCCAGACGTGTTAGTGCTAGATCCACCCAGACCAGGCGTAAACGAAGAAGCAATGCAAGATCTTCTGAATATGAATCCACAAAAAATCATCTATGTTTCCTGTAATCCCAAAACGTTGGTAACTAACTTACAGCAAGCCATAGAAAGTGGTTACAAGGTTAAAGAAGCTCAGTGCATAGATTTATTTCCAGCCACACCACATATGGAGACCGTCTGTCTACTGACAAGAAAATAG
- a CDS encoding flavocytochrome c, with the protein MKNVKKISFLLIVMLLLTVMAGCGSSTAAQLEDGVFSGVGQGHNAEIQTEVTVEDGKIKDIEVISHKETPVLSDSIFGELKDMMVEHNSTNIDTVSGATITSVGFRNAVRNALEQAGATDEYLEQGKKISLRFGVADEEKEYDVVVVGAGGAGMIAAIEAKSQGANVAIIEKKPFVGGNTLVSGGEFNAPNSWVQELMGVEDSVEQYIEDTLSGGDYEGNEELVRIMAENISADGEWLRDYVGVEFIEDYLMHFGGHSVPRAIYPIGGSGIELIQKLERKVHEMEIPLYTKTKANDLIVDENNRVIGVSAENPEGKMINFYGTNGVVLTTGGFGANLEMVQKYNDVIDDRYKSTNQKGATGDGIILGQEIGADVTDMAFVQTYPTCNPLTGHLSYVADTRFDGAILVNKGGERFVEEMDRRDVISEAILAQEDTFGYLMWDETIRNNSNMDSYLTEFENLEKYGLVVKADTIEEAAAFFEIDAETLKSTIERYNGFVEKGEDEDFQRRGNLAALKEGPYYIQQVTPAIHHTMGGLRINGDAKVISTEGEWIEGLYAAGEVTGGVHGKNRLGGNAISDLIVFGRIAGRNAAQ; encoded by the coding sequence ATGAAGAATGTGAAAAAAATATCTTTTTTATTGATTGTGATGTTATTACTAACCGTAATGGCTGGGTGTGGCTCGTCTACAGCAGCACAATTGGAAGATGGCGTTTTTAGTGGTGTTGGCCAAGGCCACAATGCAGAAATCCAAACAGAAGTGACGGTTGAGGATGGAAAAATTAAAGACATTGAAGTAATAAGTCATAAAGAAACGCCGGTTTTATCGGATTCTATCTTTGGCGAGTTAAAGGATATGATGGTAGAACACAATAGCACTAATATTGATACTGTGTCTGGGGCTACGATCACTTCCGTAGGATTTCGTAATGCGGTAAGAAATGCATTGGAACAGGCAGGAGCAACGGACGAATACCTGGAACAAGGAAAAAAGATTAGCTTACGCTTCGGTGTTGCTGATGAAGAAAAAGAATATGATGTGGTAGTGGTAGGCGCTGGTGGAGCAGGAATGATTGCTGCGATTGAAGCAAAATCTCAGGGAGCAAATGTGGCAATTATAGAAAAAAAACCATTTGTGGGAGGAAACACCTTGGTTTCTGGAGGTGAATTTAACGCACCTAATAGCTGGGTTCAAGAATTGATGGGTGTGGAAGATAGCGTAGAGCAGTATATTGAAGACACCTTAAGTGGTGGAGATTATGAAGGTAATGAAGAATTAGTTCGAATCATGGCAGAAAACATTTCAGCAGACGGAGAATGGTTGAGAGATTATGTTGGAGTAGAGTTTATTGAAGATTATCTTATGCACTTTGGAGGACATTCTGTACCAAGAGCCATATATCCTATTGGAGGATCAGGCATAGAGTTAATTCAGAAGTTGGAAAGAAAAGTTCATGAGATGGAAATTCCACTCTACACGAAAACGAAAGCAAATGACCTTATAGTGGATGAAAATAACAGGGTTATTGGAGTTAGTGCTGAAAATCCTGAAGGCAAAATGATTAATTTCTATGGAACAAACGGTGTAGTGCTAACCACTGGTGGTTTTGGTGCGAACTTAGAAATGGTGCAAAAATATAATGATGTGATTGATGATCGCTATAAATCCACCAATCAAAAGGGTGCTACTGGTGATGGAATTATTCTGGGTCAGGAAATTGGAGCGGATGTAACAGACATGGCATTTGTACAAACTTACCCAACCTGTAACCCACTGACAGGCCACTTATCATATGTTGCTGATACTAGGTTTGATGGAGCTATTTTAGTTAATAAAGGCGGCGAGCGGTTTGTTGAAGAAATGGACCGAAGAGATGTGATTTCTGAAGCGATTTTAGCTCAGGAAGATACATTTGGCTACCTTATGTGGGATGAGACGATTAGAAATAACAGCAATATGGATAGTTACTTAACAGAATTTGAGAACTTAGAAAAATATGGGCTAGTGGTTAAGGCTGATACCATCGAAGAAGCCGCCGCATTTTTTGAAATTGATGCTGAAACCTTAAAAAGCACCATTGAGAGATATAATGGTTTTGTAGAAAAAGGCGAAGATGAAGATTTCCAAAGAAGAGGTAATTTAGCTGCTCTAAAAGAAGGACCCTACTATATCCAACAGGTAACACCGGCGATCCATCATACTATGGGTGGATTAAGAATCAATGGAGATGCTAAAGTTATTTCAACAGAAGGTGAATGGATTGAAGGTCTTTATGCGGCAGGTGAGGTAACCGGAGGCGTTCACGGTAAAAACAGATTGGGAGGAAATGCTATATCTGACCTGATTGTTTTCGGAAGAATAGCTGGAAGAAACGCGGCACAATAA
- a CDS encoding class I SAM-dependent methyltransferase, translating to MYQIYTADQYLWEGLNLDGKTVLEGGTSWGNTTRRIAEKVKEHQWRTKLISVDIDDSHFDEIKEKLSESFDALDLRKGDLSKLDFIEDNSIDAIVCNYTLSSVNQFPLRVVSVLKEFYRVLKPEGQLVIMEEIPLWAVEHRDYPYWSQRLRVIKSISVLKAMAHFNEIHPNDLEETLKTLNYQEVQYQEFKEAIDSSLATKFLDKRKQTLLKGYNDIDNDHLTKGFVEITEKLVKELEQEKSFSAPAYIMKASK from the coding sequence ATGTATCAAATCTATACAGCTGATCAATATTTATGGGAAGGTCTCAACCTTGATGGAAAAACTGTATTGGAAGGCGGCACCAGCTGGGGAAATACAACCAGGCGGATTGCAGAAAAAGTAAAAGAGCATCAATGGAGAACAAAATTAATATCAGTAGATATTGATGACAGTCATTTTGATGAGATTAAAGAAAAATTATCTGAAAGCTTCGACGCATTAGATTTGCGAAAAGGAGATCTAAGCAAGCTTGACTTTATTGAAGATAATTCAATAGATGCAATTGTGTGTAACTATACCTTGTCTTCCGTAAACCAGTTCCCTTTAAGAGTTGTAAGCGTTCTAAAAGAATTTTATCGAGTACTAAAACCAGAAGGACAACTTGTCATAATGGAAGAAATTCCGCTTTGGGCAGTCGAACATCGCGACTACCCTTATTGGTCACAACGATTAAGAGTTATCAAAAGCATTAGTGTCTTAAAAGCAATGGCTCACTTTAATGAAATTCATCCTAATGATTTAGAAGAAACACTCAAAACCTTAAATTACCAAGAAGTTCAATATCAAGAATTTAAAGAAGCAATCGATTCATCCTTAGCGACAAAATTTCTTGATAAACGTAAACAAACATTATTAAAAGGTTATAATGATATCGATAACGATCATTTAACCAAAGGTTTTGTTGAGATTACAGAAAAGTTGGTGAAGGAACTCGAACAAGAAAAATCTTTTTCAGCACCAGCCTATATTATGAAAGCCTCTAAATAA
- a CDS encoding cache domain-containing protein, producing the protein MKTIKTRLIAIFTVVILVITGVIGFVAIRIVSNELLEDAHNDLQTVAEIEARYIGSVVNAQLLYLEGIAENIVFQHGEISYEEQVAFLEQEAERAGYECFTFADFEGNAVQLDRSGIELNVSERDYFQRALNGEPNVSDVIISRTTEEPIIIYAVPIDLDGQQTGVFYGVREGAVLSRIANEIPVGETGFAYVVNNEGTIVGDYDIDNVLNQLNIIQEAQKNPEFKERAEFTENQMLLRESGSGGYSFGESNRIVGFAPIEGSPWITVVAVE; encoded by the coding sequence ATGAAAACAATTAAAACAAGATTAATAGCGATTTTTACAGTGGTAATATTGGTGATAACAGGAGTAATCGGCTTTGTTGCTATAAGAATTGTCAGTAATGAACTATTAGAAGATGCTCATAATGATTTACAAACAGTAGCAGAAATAGAAGCAAGATACATAGGTTCTGTGGTTAATGCACAGCTTTTATATTTGGAAGGGATTGCTGAAAACATTGTTTTTCAGCATGGCGAAATATCATATGAAGAACAGGTGGCTTTTCTGGAGCAGGAAGCTGAAAGAGCAGGATATGAGTGCTTTACATTTGCTGACTTTGAGGGGAACGCAGTTCAGTTGGATCGATCGGGAATAGAACTAAATGTTAGTGAAAGAGATTATTTTCAAAGAGCATTGAATGGAGAACCTAATGTTTCAGATGTGATTATTAGTCGTACAACTGAAGAGCCCATTATCATATATGCTGTTCCAATCGATTTAGATGGACAGCAGACAGGTGTTTTTTATGGGGTTAGAGAAGGAGCGGTTTTATCCCGCATTGCAAACGAAATTCCAGTTGGAGAAACGGGTTTTGCCTATGTTGTAAACAATGAAGGCACAATAGTAGGAGATTATGATATCGATAATGTTTTGAATCAGCTTAATATTATACAAGAAGCTCAAAAAAATCCCGAATTTAAGGAGCGGGCAGAGTTTACAGAGAACCAGATGTTACTTCGAGAATCCGGTAGTGGGGGCTATTCTTTTGGCGAATCAAATAGAATAGTGGGCTTTGCTCCTATAGAGGGGAGCCCTTGGATTACAGTGGTTGCTGTTGAATAA
- a CDS encoding DUF6648 family protein — protein sequence MQYIPGENIFEKFFAQRESLIFQYKKGDLNKREYIEESHAYLVNQDVKPFKNVDAFEKAVFNYQYYNIMAKYFHMKSETLKTSAKHPELAKQYSEKRDKHYHLKDKMTLRAVELKDYYDLEAYYIKVSSVQLKKVLYEIIFHEHPDVVFHSKSRWLRERLEREGVFSNTTKRSVIEQYVNEKY from the coding sequence ATGCAATATATACCAGGAGAAAATATTTTTGAAAAATTCTTTGCACAGAGAGAAAGTTTAATCTTTCAGTACAAAAAAGGAGACCTCAATAAACGCGAATATATTGAAGAAAGCCATGCTTATCTTGTTAATCAAGATGTGAAACCCTTTAAAAATGTAGATGCTTTTGAAAAAGCTGTTTTTAACTACCAGTATTATAATATCATGGCAAAATATTTTCATATGAAAAGTGAAACGCTAAAAACCTCAGCAAAACATCCTGAGTTAGCGAAGCAATACAGCGAAAAAAGAGATAAACATTACCATTTGAAGGATAAAATGACATTAAGGGCTGTAGAGCTGAAAGATTATTATGATCTGGAAGCTTACTATATTAAAGTAAGTTCTGTACAGCTTAAAAAAGTGCTTTATGAAATCATTTTTCATGAGCATCCTGATGTGGTTTTTCATTCTAAAAGTCGCTGGCTTCGGGAAAGATTAGAAAGAGAAGGTGTCTTTTCAAACACTACCAAAAGGTCTGTTATTGAACAGTATGTAAACGAAAAATATTAA
- a CDS encoding RNA polymerase sigma factor produces MINDQVEKLYIKYHRELYLYAFSLCKDHHLAQDLTSDTFFKAYLSIDDVNYVKYWLFRVCKNLYLDYIKRNREYSRENIPERTLTNNETPLDKIIDAEEKKYLYNLIINLKESYKEILIFYYFCNFSVREISRSMDLTEGAAKTMLFRARKKLKKEMEGENEL; encoded by the coding sequence ATGATAAATGATCAGGTGGAAAAATTATACATAAAATATCACAGAGAATTATATCTCTATGCTTTTTCACTGTGTAAAGATCATCATTTAGCACAGGATTTGACTAGTGACACCTTTTTTAAAGCCTATTTATCTATTGATGATGTGAATTATGTTAAGTATTGGTTATTCAGAGTCTGCAAGAATTTGTACTTAGATTATATTAAGAGAAATAGGGAGTATAGCAGAGAAAATATTCCGGAGAGAACACTTACAAATAATGAAACTCCATTGGATAAGATTATTGATGCTGAGGAGAAGAAGTATTTATATAATTTAATCATCAATCTTAAAGAGTCTTATAAAGAAATCCTTATTTTTTATTATTTCTGTAATTTTTCAGTTAGAGAAATTAGTAGATCAATGGATCTCACAGAAGGTGCTGCTAAGACGATGTTATTCAGAGCTAGAAAAAAGCTTAAAAAAGAAATGGAGGGAGAAAATGAACTATAA